Proteins found in one Chloroflexota bacterium genomic segment:
- a CDS encoding pyridoxamine 5'-phosphate oxidase family protein, giving the protein MATYFRAITDEQADLIRNAHLFFVASADPALGEGPEGVGPVNLSPKGGVPLHVLGPNKVAYLDFGGSGNETARHASAGGPMTVMVCSFEQENAAVVRLFGKATVTPLEESPLAAMLTEDSGDETMGMRKRQAIVVEVDSTVTSCGYGVPMLEYVSQRTPEQRGTAYKPPRRAAAGTA; this is encoded by the coding sequence GTGGCAACGTATTTCCGCGCGATCACGGACGAACAGGCGGACCTGATTCGGAATGCCCACCTCTTCTTCGTGGCGAGCGCGGACCCGGCGCTCGGCGAGGGGCCGGAGGGTGTTGGGCCCGTCAACCTGTCGCCCAAGGGCGGCGTGCCGCTGCACGTGCTTGGCCCCAACAAGGTCGCCTACCTGGACTTCGGCGGCAGCGGCAACGAGACGGCGCGGCATGCCTCAGCCGGCGGCCCCATGACGGTGATGGTGTGCTCGTTCGAGCAGGAAAACGCCGCAGTCGTCAGGCTTTTCGGCAAGGCCACAGTCACACCTCTGGAAGAGTCGCCCCTCGCCGCAATGCTTACGGAGGACAGCGGGGACGAGACTATGGGGATGCGGAAGCGGCAGGCTATCGTCGTCGAGGTAGACAGCACCGTCACAAGCTGCGGCTACGGCGTGCCGATGCTGGAGTACGTGTCCCAGCGCACGCCGGAGCAACGAGGGACAGCCTACAAGCCGCCGAGGCGAGCGGCGGCAGGAACCGCCTAG
- a CDS encoding SDR family NAD(P)-dependent oxidoreductase, protein MRGLQGRVAVVTGAHGGMGSAAAIRLGEEGVKVAALDIKDCGDTIAAIAAAGGDAQAWVCDTTNEEQLAQVMQEVAERFGGINILVNNAGLLSPRVHFMDWKTEDVERFMHVNYMGYVHTTRAAYNYIKESGNGRIINVASRTTFAGAPGQFPYTASKGAIQGLTWTLCKEAGADGITVNAVMPGQVATPGTMAHSDEEAFNRTMQNQAIKERVYPEHLAALIAFMASDDAAMISGQSIVCDGGGLMR, encoded by the coding sequence ATGAGAGGTCTTCAGGGACGAGTGGCCGTCGTGACCGGCGCACACGGCGGCATGGGATCTGCCGCCGCGATTCGGCTCGGCGAGGAGGGCGTCAAGGTCGCAGCGCTCGACATCAAGGACTGCGGCGACACCATCGCGGCCATAGCCGCGGCGGGCGGCGATGCGCAGGCGTGGGTCTGCGACACCACGAACGAGGAGCAACTTGCACAGGTCATGCAGGAAGTCGCTGAGCGCTTTGGGGGCATCAACATCCTCGTCAACAACGCCGGGCTGCTCTCGCCACGCGTCCACTTCATGGACTGGAAGACCGAGGACGTCGAGCGGTTCATGCATGTGAACTACATGGGCTACGTACACACCACTCGCGCCGCGTACAACTACATCAAGGAAAGCGGCAACGGGCGCATCATCAACGTCGCGTCGCGCACCACCTTTGCGGGCGCGCCGGGGCAGTTTCCGTACACGGCCAGCAAGGGCGCCATCCAGGGCCTGACGTGGACGCTGTGCAAGGAGGCCGGCGCGGACGGCATCACGGTGAACGCCGTCATGCCGGGGCAGGTCGCGACGCCCGGCACCATGGCACACTCGGACGAGGAGGCGTTCAACCGCACGATGCAGAACCAGGCGATCAAGGAGCGCGTCTACCCGGAGCACCTGGCGGCGCTCATTGCGTTCATGGCGAGCGACGACGCCGCGATGATCAGCGGCCAGAGCATCGTGTGCGACGGCGGCGGGCTGATGCGGTAA
- a CDS encoding cupin domain-containing protein, giving the protein MKKSRISEVPKESAASALFTSEDVYRQPLAPDSTDFNASVVGFGHGVRNKFHTHTSDQLLIVTHGKGVFATEGEQVELEPGDVIFSPGGEKHWHGADGEHDFAHITVTRKDSVTTQHEE; this is encoded by the coding sequence ATGAAGAAGTCCAGGATCAGCGAGGTCCCGAAGGAGTCCGCGGCGTCAGCGCTCTTCACCAGTGAAGACGTCTACCGCCAGCCCCTCGCGCCGGACAGCACCGACTTCAACGCGTCGGTCGTCGGCTTCGGGCATGGCGTGCGGAACAAGTTCCACACGCACACGAGCGACCAACTGCTCATCGTCACCCACGGCAAGGGCGTCTTTGCGACGGAGGGCGAGCAGGTGGAGCTGGAGCCCGGCGACGTGATCTTCTCCCCCGGCGGCGAGAAGCACTGGCACGGCGCGGACGGCGAGCACGACTTCGCGCACATCACCGTCACACGCAAGGACAGCGTCACGACGCAGCACGAGGAGTAG
- a CDS encoding endonuclease/exonuclease/phosphatase family protein has product MTTIVSWNVAQRSEPWAQLLAMDADVALLQEAAAPPEGVRYRVWHSNVPFHTPGPEGYRPVKWRAAVVRLSNRVKVDWIEAKPLVDAEWGEFAVTRPGTLEAAWVTPPLGEPFIVCSMYSQWTRPLKGAGEWIMADNSAHRLISDLSGLIGRQRGHRIIAAGDLNIFHGFGDGGSKYWEARYRTVFDRMTAIGLEFMGPQAPNGRQAEPRGYGEPADSKNVPTYHTNRQSPATAQNQLDYVFASRGFHERVTVRALNNPEDWGPSDHCRVLIEVSEG; this is encoded by the coding sequence ATGACTACGATTGTCAGCTGGAACGTTGCTCAACGCTCCGAACCTTGGGCGCAGTTGCTCGCTATGGACGCCGACGTCGCGCTGCTGCAAGAGGCTGCGGCACCCCCGGAGGGCGTACGCTATCGCGTCTGGCACAGCAATGTCCCATTTCACACTCCCGGTCCAGAAGGTTACCGACCCGTCAAGTGGCGTGCTGCCGTCGTTCGCCTTTCTAACCGCGTAAAGGTCGATTGGATCGAGGCCAAGCCTCTCGTCGACGCCGAGTGGGGCGAGTTCGCTGTTACCCGCCCGGGTACCCTGGAGGCGGCTTGGGTGACGCCGCCATTGGGCGAACCCTTCATTGTGTGCTCCATGTACAGCCAGTGGACACGACCCCTCAAGGGCGCCGGTGAGTGGATCATGGCCGACAACTCTGCCCATCGACTCATTTCAGACCTGTCCGGTCTTATCGGCAGGCAGCGGGGACACCGCATCATCGCTGCCGGAGACCTCAACATCTTTCACGGCTTTGGCGACGGAGGGAGCAAGTATTGGGAAGCTCGCTATCGGACGGTTTTCGACCGGATGACCGCCATTGGACTGGAGTTCATGGGTCCTCAGGCGCCGAACGGCAGGCAGGCTGAGCCGCGGGGATATGGTGAACCTGCCGACTCCAAAAACGTGCCTACCTACCACACCAACAGACAGTCCCCTGCGACCGCGCAGAACCAGCTTGACTACGTATTCGCGTCACGGGGCTTCCATGAGAGGGTCACCGTCCGCGCCCTCAACAACCCTGAAGACTGGGGGCCCAGCGACCACTGCCGCGTGCTCATTGAGGTCTCGGAGGGATAG
- a CDS encoding VIT1/CCC1 transporter family protein, translated as MTTGSSLTRTDRNLWNAIVTESVANVKYQAFAQQALIEGHPEVAQIFQEVAGAENIHGINHLRVAGDVKSSVENLRSVIAGEAEEAARVYPQMIQAALDEGRRDAADTFRMAMDREQHHLNMFEASLEQLKRKLSEQALSQPTPAQVQQAAAAARTKAAEPFIDRQSWASTEEVDTERWRIAASARVREVVFGAQDGLVSTLALVTAVAAAVTGNNASFVLVAGLAGALAGMISMATGAFLGSRAAQDLQRAEIEKEARELEEHPAEELAELVSLYQREGLSLREARGLADKVSEDKDLWLRTLLEKELGISPEITSNPVKDAVTMGTAFVIAAFIPILPYFFLEIARAIPVSVAVTLVGLYGLGVYKGRLVKKSPWMHGLEVLAIGSVAAALSFGIGEGIPRIFG; from the coding sequence ATGACAACCGGAAGCTCACTCACAAGGACGGACAGAAACCTCTGGAACGCCATCGTCACGGAGTCCGTCGCCAATGTGAAGTACCAGGCCTTCGCGCAGCAGGCGTTGATTGAGGGCCACCCCGAGGTGGCGCAGATCTTCCAGGAGGTTGCCGGGGCCGAGAACATCCACGGCATAAACCACCTGCGGGTCGCGGGCGACGTCAAGTCATCGGTGGAGAACCTGCGCAGCGTCATCGCGGGCGAGGCTGAAGAAGCGGCGCGGGTGTATCCGCAGATGATCCAGGCAGCCCTCGATGAAGGGCGCCGCGACGCGGCCGACACCTTCCGCATGGCTATGGACCGCGAGCAGCACCACCTGAACATGTTTGAGGCCTCTCTGGAACAATTGAAGCGAAAGCTGTCAGAGCAGGCCTTGTCGCAGCCAACACCTGCGCAGGTCCAACAAGCGGCCGCCGCGGCGCGAACCAAGGCGGCTGAGCCCTTCATCGACAGGCAGTCGTGGGCCAGCACGGAGGAAGTAGACACGGAGCGATGGCGCATCGCGGCGTCCGCCCGCGTCCGCGAGGTTGTGTTTGGCGCGCAGGACGGGCTCGTCAGCACGCTTGCGCTGGTGACCGCAGTCGCGGCCGCCGTCACTGGGAACAACGCGTCGTTCGTGCTGGTTGCCGGGCTGGCGGGGGCGCTCGCAGGCATGATCTCCATGGCCACGGGCGCCTTCCTCGGCTCCCGTGCGGCGCAGGACCTGCAGCGGGCGGAGATCGAGAAGGAGGCGCGGGAGCTTGAGGAGCACCCAGCCGAGGAGCTGGCGGAGTTGGTGTCGTTATATCAGCGGGAGGGGCTGAGCCTGCGTGAGGCTCGTGGCCTTGCCGACAAGGTGTCCGAGGACAAGGACCTGTGGCTTCGGACGCTGCTGGAAAAGGAGTTGGGCATCAGCCCGGAGATTACCTCCAACCCCGTGAAGGACGCCGTTACGATGGGCACGGCCTTTGTGATTGCGGCGTTCATTCCCATCCTGCCGTATTTCTTCCTTGAGATTGCCAGGGCCATCCCTGTGTCTGTCGCGGTTACGCTGGTCGGGCTCTATGGTCTCGGCGTCTACAAGGGGCGGCTGGTCAAGAAGTCCCCGTGGATGCACGGGCTGGAAGTGTTGGCCATCGGCTCCGTGGCGGCTGCGTTGTCCTTCGGTATAGGCGAGGGCATCCCGCGCATCTTTGGCTAG
- the ftsY gene encoding signal recognition particle-docking protein FtsY, with amino-acid sequence MPFGFLNRKGGKEEAERGLERSRTTFFGRLKDLMVRGGAGEDVWDEAEELLIEADVGAGLAMELLDRARDRARGARSADDVFEALKADILGVLTAVEGAPLGQPDGGGNGMPAHKPLVVLVVGVNGAGKTTSIAKLAALFRSEGKRVVLAAADTFRAAAIEQLQHWGERAGADVIAHNQGGDPAAVAFDAMEAARARGADVLIVDTAGGLHTKSNLMEEMKKIGRVLGRVDDSAPHEVLLVLDATTGQNGLVQAKEFTQAVGCTGIVLTKLDGTAKGGVVLAIAREMGLPVRFVGTGEGMGDLSPFAPEEYVDALFSASR; translated from the coding sequence ATGCCTTTTGGCTTTTTGAACCGCAAGGGGGGCAAGGAGGAGGCGGAGCGCGGGCTGGAGCGCAGCCGCACCACTTTCTTTGGCCGCCTCAAGGACCTGATGGTGCGCGGCGGCGCCGGCGAGGACGTCTGGGACGAGGCCGAAGAGCTGCTGATCGAGGCCGATGTCGGCGCGGGGCTTGCGATGGAGCTCCTGGACCGCGCCCGCGACAGGGCTCGCGGCGCCCGCTCCGCTGACGATGTCTTCGAGGCGCTGAAGGCGGATATCCTTGGGGTGCTCACCGCCGTCGAGGGTGCGCCACTTGGTCAACCAGATGGCGGCGGCAACGGCATGCCGGCACACAAGCCGCTTGTGGTGCTGGTCGTCGGCGTGAACGGCGCGGGGAAGACGACGAGCATTGCCAAGCTCGCCGCGCTCTTCCGCTCCGAGGGCAAGCGCGTTGTGCTCGCCGCCGCCGACACGTTCCGGGCCGCCGCGATCGAGCAGCTCCAGCACTGGGGGGAGCGGGCGGGGGCCGACGTCATCGCGCACAACCAGGGCGGCGACCCGGCGGCCGTCGCTTTCGACGCCATGGAGGCCGCCCGCGCCCGCGGCGCCGACGTGCTCATCGTCGATACGGCGGGGGGGCTGCACACCAAGAGCAACCTGATGGAAGAGATGAAGAAGATCGGCCGCGTCCTTGGCCGGGTGGATGACTCCGCGCCGCACGAGGTGCTGCTGGTGCTGGACGCCACGACGGGCCAGAACGGCCTGGTGCAGGCCAAAGAGTTCACGCAGGCCGTCGGCTGCACGGGCATCGTGCTGACCAAGCTGGACGGCACCGCCAAGGGCGGTGTGGTCTTGGCCATCGCACGAGAGATGGGGCTGCCCGTACGCTTCGTAGGCACCGGTGAGGGTATGGGCGACCTCTCTCCCTTCGCGCCGGAAGAGTACGTGGACGCCCTGTTCAGCGCCAGCCGCTGA
- a CDS encoding DUF2298 domain-containing protein, producing MTHAILWLITIEALGLLAFPVAYALFPALRDRGFGFAKPLGMLTLAYPVWALGSAHIPLGPRATAALVFVALALGAAMLARRLWPEILDFVRREWRLLAATEAVFLIVFILWALMRAGMPGIGHTEQPMDFAFLNASMIAPVFPPEDPWLSGHGISYYYFGYLTMGLPGVLAGIPSGFVYNLALALLPAMAAMGVVSLVSSVAVRMGARLHTAFGVGLLGVLMLGFLGNLEGVFEMLRTWGAGGEGFWQAVGIKGLDAPATSASFFPADHWWWWRSSRVIDTIVAGVSMDPTIHEYPFFSWHLGDLHAHVMSIPFVLLFLGFSFALLADETPLSGAWWRRRWHFVAAMGLTLGALGFINAWDLPVFFAIGAGAASLCAYRAARDGERGGLWWAAGVAGALLLLAVVPYLPYYVGSLAGQVKGIAPLTAPGSSPLHFLIVWGVFAWAIAAIALPALAGEHGQLVRDRPLMVAVALGLAPFVLWLGPVLVAGETAELADRLWVALPLSLALAIALAATLRASSGDEGGGLAFALGAAAMGIALVLGPELFYVVDSFDNRMNTVFKLYYQAWAILAVAAPLTLYFGIRSALQGGLWLRRAGAAVVVGFAALAVGAFYLPAGMTLTVNATSGNQYTLDATAFLREQAPGEHAAIEWLRDNALAGDVIVEAVGGDYSTFGRVASFTGLPSPLNWPGHELQWRGSSDPQTGRAEDVAALYRAPDASAAESIIERYGVRYVVLGPRERDTYKVDTLDHLAPALSEAFSHDDVQVYEAVGDDA from the coding sequence ATGACGCACGCCATCCTCTGGCTCATCACCATTGAGGCGCTGGGCCTGCTGGCCTTCCCCGTCGCCTACGCGCTGTTCCCCGCGCTCCGGGACCGTGGGTTCGGCTTTGCAAAGCCCCTGGGCATGCTGACGCTTGCCTACCCGGTGTGGGCGCTGGGGAGCGCGCACATTCCCCTCGGCCCGCGAGCGACCGCCGCGCTGGTGTTCGTCGCGCTGGCCCTCGGTGCTGCGATGCTCGCGCGGCGGCTATGGCCGGAGATCCTGGACTTCGTGCGACGCGAATGGCGGCTGCTGGCGGCGACGGAGGCCGTCTTCCTCATCGTCTTCATCCTGTGGGCGCTGATGCGGGCTGGCATGCCCGGCATCGGGCACACCGAGCAGCCGATGGACTTCGCCTTCCTCAACGCGTCCATGATCGCGCCCGTGTTTCCACCGGAGGACCCGTGGCTCTCCGGTCACGGCATCAGCTACTACTACTTCGGCTACCTGACAATGGGCCTGCCCGGCGTGCTGGCGGGCATTCCATCGGGCTTTGTGTACAACCTCGCGCTGGCGCTGCTGCCAGCGATGGCCGCGATGGGAGTCGTGAGCCTTGTCAGCTCTGTCGCGGTGCGGATGGGCGCGAGGCTGCACACGGCCTTTGGCGTTGGGCTGCTGGGCGTGCTGATGCTCGGCTTCCTCGGCAACCTTGAGGGCGTGTTCGAGATGCTGCGGACCTGGGGCGCCGGCGGCGAGGGGTTCTGGCAGGCCGTCGGCATCAAGGGCCTCGACGCGCCCGCCACGAGCGCCTCTTTCTTCCCGGCCGACCACTGGTGGTGGTGGCGGTCAAGCCGCGTCATCGACACCATCGTAGCGGGCGTCAGCATGGACCCGACGATCCACGAGTACCCCTTCTTCAGCTGGCACCTCGGAGACCTGCACGCACACGTTATGTCCATCCCCTTTGTGCTGCTCTTCCTGGGCTTCAGTTTCGCCCTGCTCGCCGATGAGACACCACTCAGCGGCGCCTGGTGGCGGCGACGCTGGCACTTCGTGGCCGCGATGGGGCTGACGCTGGGTGCGCTTGGTTTTATCAACGCGTGGGACCTGCCGGTGTTCTTCGCCATCGGGGCGGGCGCGGCGTCGCTATGCGCGTACCGTGCCGCGCGAGACGGCGAACGCGGCGGCCTCTGGTGGGCGGCGGGCGTCGCCGGTGCGCTGCTGCTCCTGGCAGTCGTGCCGTACTTGCCGTACTACGTCGGGTCACTGGCGGGACAGGTGAAAGGTATCGCGCCCCTCACGGCGCCGGGAAGCTCGCCCCTGCACTTCCTCATCGTGTGGGGCGTCTTCGCGTGGGCCATCGCCGCTATCGCGCTCCCGGCGCTTGCAGGAGAGCATGGGCAGCTCGTGCGCGACCGGCCCCTCATGGTTGCCGTTGCGCTGGGACTTGCGCCCTTTGTGCTGTGGCTTGGGCCGGTGCTCGTGGCGGGGGAGACGGCGGAGCTTGCGGACCGACTGTGGGTCGCGCTGCCGCTATCGCTGGCGCTTGCGATTGCACTGGCGGCGACGCTGCGGGCATCCTCGGGCGACGAGGGCGGAGGGCTCGCGTTTGCGCTGGGCGCGGCGGCCATGGGCATCGCGCTGGTCTTGGGGCCGGAGCTCTTCTACGTCGTCGATTCCTTTGACAACCGCATGAATACGGTGTTCAAGCTCTACTATCAGGCGTGGGCCATTCTTGCTGTGGCCGCGCCGCTCACCCTATACTTTGGAATACGGAGCGCCCTTCAAGGCGGCCTCTGGCTCCGCCGCGCCGGTGCGGCAGTGGTGGTTGGGTTTGCCGCCCTGGCAGTGGGCGCATTCTATCTTCCCGCGGGAATGACGCTGACAGTGAACGCAACGTCCGGCAACCAATACACCCTTGACGCGACGGCCTTCCTGCGCGAGCAGGCGCCGGGCGAGCACGCGGCCATCGAGTGGCTGCGCGACAACGCCTTGGCGGGCGACGTGATCGTCGAGGCCGTTGGCGGCGACTACTCGACGTTCGGGCGCGTGGCGTCGTTTACGGGCCTGCCGTCGCCGCTGAACTGGCCCGGCCACGAGCTGCAGTGGCGCGGTTCCTCCGATCCACAGACCGGCCGCGCCGAGGACGTAGCGGCGCTCTACCGCGCGCCGGACGCCTCGGCGGCCGAGTCCATCATCGAGCGCTACGGCGTCCGCTACGTTGTGCTCGGTCCGCGTGAGCGGGACACGTACAAGGTGGACACCCTCGATCACCTTGCCCCAGCGCTCTCGGAAGCGTTTTCGCACGACGATGTGCAGGTCTACGAAGCAGTGGGCGACGATGCGTAA
- a CDS encoding TIGR03663 family protein has translation MRNPIAYHPSTFQRQEPSGAPRPAGRWSPAWLTFRWELAFYIALALVALAMRVWELGDRAMHHDESLHALYSWYITEGRGYEHNPLLHGPLQYHVNALVFFLFGDNDATARIAYALVGTGLVALPWLLRDWLGRTGAMCAAVLLALSPTMLYFSRFARNDILMAALTLGLVIVVWRYMRDRQPVYLYLAAAILALAFSAKETIYITLFAMGAFLAFLSIGDLKGVVLGRLRISEISAPAAMLLVLFTLSLPMAAAASSVVQGPLGIVLLNDDPGAGRVGMPLEGGNYVAAALTAVLFAVSAALGIAWDWRRWLLCAGIFGLIYVLLFTSFFTSPFGAVTGVWQSLGYWLAQQDVGRGSQPWYYYFVIGSNYEFLAAAAAIGGAVWAFVRGGVLAPLDAVWNTPLREHNRDAFASPQLFAVFLIFWGVVNFILFTLAAEKMPWLLVHVMLPAALLAGLALGRLVALMPWRRAVRENAWLALPLTPLALLLAYRVLFYESPAVIDLQAFLRIWGILLLLFGAIAGVLYFAMRLGTRQGLGLAGLALAVVLLALGVRAGWTASYHNGDTPTEMLVYTMSSPDIVNVLRDVKRLSEQSGRGEAIPISIDGHSGFAWPWAWYFRDYEAVGYPTYASPRQPENPNGGVVLVHVNNEALADAGLREAGFTQVLRYKHRWWFPESYRNLTPGGVLNGIADRSAWQSAFRYWLFRDFETPLGSEDAYLYYSDDLLQLGAIDPG, from the coding sequence ATGCGTAACCCCATCGCCTACCATCCCTCGACGTTCCAACGGCAGGAGCCATCCGGCGCGCCGCGGCCCGCGGGCCGGTGGTCTCCCGCGTGGCTCACCTTCCGTTGGGAGTTGGCCTTCTATATTGCGCTGGCGCTCGTCGCGCTGGCGATGCGCGTGTGGGAGCTGGGCGACCGGGCCATGCACCACGACGAGAGCCTGCACGCCCTGTATAGCTGGTACATCACCGAGGGCCGCGGCTACGAGCACAACCCGCTGCTGCACGGCCCGCTGCAGTACCACGTCAACGCCCTGGTCTTCTTCCTGTTCGGCGACAATGATGCAACGGCCCGCATCGCCTACGCCCTGGTGGGCACGGGCCTCGTCGCGCTGCCGTGGCTTCTGCGAGACTGGCTGGGACGCACGGGCGCGATGTGCGCGGCTGTCCTGCTGGCCCTCTCTCCCACGATGCTGTACTTCAGCCGCTTCGCCCGCAACGACATCCTCATGGCGGCGCTGACGCTGGGGCTGGTGATTGTGGTGTGGCGGTACATGCGAGACCGGCAGCCCGTGTACCTCTACTTGGCGGCGGCAATCCTGGCGCTGGCCTTCTCCGCCAAGGAGACCATCTACATTACCCTCTTTGCGATGGGCGCGTTTCTTGCCTTCCTCTCGATCGGCGACCTGAAGGGCGTCGTTCTGGGACGCCTGAGGATATCCGAGATCAGCGCGCCCGCCGCCATGCTGCTGGTGCTCTTCACCCTGAGCCTGCCGATGGCGGCCGCCGCGTCCTCCGTGGTGCAGGGTCCGCTGGGCATTGTGCTGCTGAACGATGACCCTGGCGCAGGGCGCGTCGGGATGCCGCTGGAGGGCGGGAACTACGTCGCGGCGGCGCTGACCGCAGTGCTGTTCGCGGTGTCGGCGGCGCTGGGGATCGCCTGGGACTGGCGGCGCTGGCTGCTGTGTGCAGGCATCTTTGGGCTCATATACGTGCTGCTCTTCACCAGCTTCTTCACCAGCCCCTTCGGCGCGGTCACCGGCGTGTGGCAGAGCCTTGGCTACTGGCTGGCGCAGCAGGACGTGGGCCGGGGGAGCCAACCTTGGTACTACTACTTCGTCATCGGCAGCAACTACGAGTTCCTTGCGGCCGCTGCGGCTATTGGCGGCGCGGTGTGGGCCTTTGTGCGGGGCGGCGTGCTGGCCCCCCTCGACGCGGTGTGGAACACACCCCTGCGAGAGCACAACCGGGACGCCTTCGCGTCGCCGCAGCTCTTTGCTGTGTTCCTCATCTTCTGGGGCGTCGTCAACTTCATCCTGTTTACCCTGGCGGCCGAGAAGATGCCGTGGCTGCTGGTGCACGTCATGCTGCCGGCGGCGCTGCTGGCGGGCCTGGCCCTCGGGCGGCTGGTGGCGTTGATGCCGTGGCGGCGCGCCGTGCGCGAGAACGCGTGGCTCGCGCTGCCGCTGACGCCGCTGGCGCTGCTGCTGGCCTACCGCGTGCTGTTCTACGAATCTCCGGCGGTCATCGACCTGCAGGCGTTCCTGCGTATCTGGGGCATTCTGCTGCTCCTGTTCGGGGCAATCGCGGGCGTGCTCTACTTCGCCATGCGGCTGGGCACGCGGCAGGGGCTTGGACTGGCGGGGCTGGCGCTGGCCGTCGTGCTGCTGGCGCTCGGCGTGCGCGCAGGCTGGACGGCCTCGTACCACAACGGCGACACGCCGACCGAGATGCTGGTCTACACCATGAGCTCCCCGGACATCGTCAACGTCCTGCGGGACGTGAAGCGGTTGTCCGAGCAGAGCGGCCGCGGCGAGGCCATTCCCATCAGCATCGACGGGCATAGCGGCTTCGCGTGGCCGTGGGCGTGGTACTTCCGCGACTACGAGGCCGTCGGCTACCCGACGTACGCAAGCCCTCGGCAGCCGGAGAACCCCAACGGCGGCGTCGTCCTCGTCCACGTCAACAATGAGGCCCTCGCGGACGCGGGGCTTCGCGAGGCGGGCTTCACGCAGGTCCTGCGCTACAAGCACCGGTGGTGGTTCCCGGAGAGCTACCGCAACCTGACACCCGGTGGGGTATTGAACGGCATTGCGGACCGTTCGGCGTGGCAGAGCGCTTTCCGCTATTGGCTTTTCCGCGACTTTGAGACGCCACTTGGCTCGGAGGACGCCTACCTCTACTATTCGGATGACTTGCTGCAATTGGGCGCAATTGACCCCGGTTAG
- a CDS encoding lysylphosphatidylglycerol synthase transmembrane domain-containing protein codes for MLLSKRFFIGLVLSVFFLAIFLWRADVSDIWDAMESANYLYIIPAVGMYLTSLLWRTLRWKIILSPMGDYRVSRLWPVVLVGYAANNVLPVRLGELVRSYFLNIREGVSKTTALATILIERVADGMALLLLVGVVAIFIPPIDLFRAIGELTRVPWLLLTMMLSVPFFSFAFLLVSMAVWPERVERFMARVLNYLPARARPMAGFLSSRFLEGLTALRHPDRLGKIIALSIPVWTFEASLFLLIALGFGLDDYFSIWKLIGVLILTTATSNLGTIIPSGGGGVGPFEFFAQATLVYFAVDVSVASAYVLVVHASLLVPVTFVGVGYASLSNHTLTGLARSSREGDGRASTAGEAGTA; via the coding sequence TTGCTGTTATCCAAGCGGTTCTTCATTGGCCTTGTCCTGAGCGTGTTCTTCCTGGCTATATTCCTTTGGCGAGCGGATGTCAGTGACATCTGGGATGCCATGGAGTCAGCCAACTACCTCTACATCATCCCCGCTGTCGGGATGTACCTGACTTCGCTGTTGTGGCGGACGCTGCGCTGGAAGATCATTCTCTCGCCCATGGGCGACTACCGCGTATCCCGGCTGTGGCCAGTTGTGCTGGTGGGGTATGCGGCCAACAACGTCCTCCCCGTCCGGCTGGGAGAGCTGGTCCGCTCATACTTCCTGAACATCCGCGAGGGCGTGTCGAAGACCACGGCCCTCGCCACCATCCTCATTGAGCGCGTGGCGGACGGCATGGCGCTGCTGCTGCTGGTGGGCGTGGTCGCCATATTCATCCCTCCCATCGACCTGTTCAGGGCCATCGGTGAATTGACGCGCGTGCCGTGGCTGCTGCTCACCATGATGCTGAGTGTGCCGTTCTTCTCCTTCGCCTTCCTCCTTGTCTCAATGGCGGTCTGGCCTGAGCGGGTCGAGCGTTTCATGGCCCGGGTGCTCAACTACCTGCCGGCTCGTGCGCGCCCGATGGCCGGCTTCCTCTCGTCGCGCTTCCTGGAAGGGCTTACGGCGCTCCGGCACCCGGACCGGCTTGGCAAGATCATCGCCCTCTCCATTCCCGTGTGGACGTTTGAGGCGAGCCTGTTCCTCCTGATCGCGCTGGGCTTTGGGCTGGACGACTACTTCTCCATCTGGAAGCTGATAGGCGTGCTGATCCTGACGACCGCCACTTCCAACCTGGGCACGATTATCCCCTCCGGCGGCGGCGGCGTGGGCCCCTTTGAGTTCTTCGCGCAGGCGACGCTCGTCTACTTCGCCGTCGACGTATCCGTGGCATCGGCGTACGTGCTGGTGGTGCATGCGTCGCTGCTGGTGCCGGTGACGTTCGTCGGCGTTGGGTACGCCTCGCTGAGCAACCACACGCTGACCGGGTTGGCGCGTTCGAGCCGCGAGGGGGATGGGCGGGCGTCCACTGCGGGCGAGGCTGGCACAGCGTGA